Genomic window (Primulina eburnea isolate SZY01 chromosome 8, ASM2296580v1, whole genome shotgun sequence):
GCTCAAAATTAGAACCTTTTGCTCTTGAATATTTCGTGGTTTTATTCCGTTATGCATTTTCATTTTGTTCGCTTCAGGGAACACTTGAACACTAGCTAGTACTCTACCAGAGCGCCGGATTGGAAACGATGGCTATTAatattgttttaaatttttagctTAAATATTTTGCCAACAATATTTATGTGATATTAGATGTGGCATAATCTTGAATATAGCAAGAATTATTATATTTGATTTTAGCACAATCTCCTCGTCAAAATAATTTAGATTTTTTGGAATGTCATAATATGAGGAATAAAATAAATCTAGATTTTTTTCTTAATGTAAAAATAATTTCTGGACTTTTCTTTTGAAATAAGTTTGTGTAAAAATTGTCGGGGCAAAAAGATTTGAGTTATGATGTATATAGAAGAATCTGTTATTTAAATTTTGTCATATAATTTTAGcacatttaaaaataacacgGGAGGTTCTTTTGAGTTGAATGAAATGTATATTATAATTGAGTTTCGAACTCGGTATTTTGTCTTGGATTTGAGATTTTGATGTAAGATAAGTTATAAATGAAGGTAAAATAACATGATAGGTATTCTTGCAATTTACCCGGAAAATTATACTTTGTAGTCTAACAAACTATGGCAGCAAAAAAATTGCAAACTATGTAAACTTGAGCAGTTGCCAAATACTTGGAATCTTGTTCTACATCTTTATATGGGACAATTCTATATCTTTTAACTCAATTTTAGTTCTTTTTCATTAAAAGTATTGATATCAGATCAACACCACTTTGGCGTCACACCATTGTCATGtcgaaaaaaatatcaaaattataaagAAGACGGACTAAACTGAAATTTGATATTTTGATTGCATAGAAGACTAAAATCACATAGAGATAAATATAAACGACATAATTAGTTTATGCAAAACAGGTGGAACTTGTCATTAGAAGCATAAAATTCAATAGGGCCTATTCACAAAAGAACGGTCTGAAAATCAGTTCAGATGGATTCATTTGTATGCAGCAACTTGGATGACTTCTTGTTGCACAACAAGCTTCAAAGAAAATAaccttttttaattaaaaaaaataaaagaaaaataatttgatacaATTATGATGAAAGAGACACACAAAGTTACATGGAAAACCGTAAAATTCACTATATTAGAAATTAGGTGCAATATGAATAGAGTTTTCAAttagagtttgattccattcggGATAAAATTCGAATCAAATCATATTATATGGATTTTACAAAATTTCAAACCCAATCAAACAAaactattaaaattttataaccaAACGTTTATACAATGGATTTGGTTTGGTCTAGTTcagataaatatttttaattataatttgaaaaaaatggCAATCGACATGCAGTTTTAAAAGTtgaatgaatattttatttaatcgtGGACTAAAATGATtataagtaaaaaaaattcatatattaAAAACTTATATGGGTTACAAAATTCACTTACAAAAAAACCTAAATTTTTGGAGTTGCAGTTATTTTAAATCgagataaaatcataaataaataaattctcaaTGTAACTAAACTATTACAAAGCTCACTAATAATATAATACAAAGTaaacattaaataaaatattcatatATCTAAGAAAAATCAcactaaattaaataaatatttttttatattaatgtaaTCGGTTTGGATCAATTTTATTTCGTTTATTTTCATCCAAAACTAGAGCCAAACCAATTTTTGCGATTTGGTTGATTTTAAAACAATACAAACCGTAATTACCTTAAAACAAATCCAAACATGCGGTTTGGTTTGATTTTATAGTTTGATTCGATTTGATTTAGTTTTTAAAACAGCCCTAAATATGAGAGTGAAGACCAAAAACTCGACTATATCCGAAAACCCTATCTTTTGTGTATATACTCGAATAATATTAAAGGTTTAATGTTTTTGCTACCACCACAAATCCTCCAAACCATGCAgtttttttcttgaaaatcaatttttaaaaaaattattcaacCTCAATGGATGACTTTACCAACATAAAATTTTGGTTCTTTATTCATTCAATAATTTCATCTCACATTATTTATTAAGTGGTTTCCGATGATGCAATTGTTTTAAATGTACATGTCATATGGCAAGAAAGAACAATAATATTCAAAGTGTTGCATTTCTGAAGCCTAAATCAATCAAGAAAACTGCCGTAAAAATTATCCAGTGAACCCATATTTGCGAGCAGTACTCCCTTAGTTCAATTCTGTGAATGAAGATCAGAGACAGAATTTCTGGGACTGGCGttttcttcaatcaaatttgaatgaACAAGGGCCACAGTTTCGCTTGAATCGATGTACTCGTACTTTTCTCTGAGTTCGTAAAGCTTCAATTCACTACTACAGATGGATGGATCCATGTTAAACTCCTGAATACTGATATAACCTTGTAACATGCTAACTACCTCAGACATTGTAGGCCTGAGAGCTGGTGATGGACTAGTGCACAAGAGTGCGATCCTGATCATCTTCTCTGCTTCTTCCACATCGATGTATGGAAGCAATCTTGGATCCACTAACTCCATAAGTCTTCCTCTTTTCTGTAGAACAAGAGCCTGACAGATGCACGAAGTAGCATAAGCATTCTTGTAACATGTTCAAACTTTCCATTCTTAGAACACATGATGATTTGTTCTTACCCAGTCAAGAAGACAAAAGTAACCATCACTGGGACGAAATCTGGTATTGTTCATTCCAGCAACAATTTCCAATGCAACGATACCAAAACTGTATACATCTGCTTTGTAGGTCAGGTGACCCCACAGAGCATATTCAGGAGCCATATATCCTCTGCAAGTGAAAAAAAACAGGTATTTGCTGTTGTAACAAGAATTATAGATAATGTTAGCAGTGACTGCTTATATCTTTTAAATCGTCGAGCATCCACATTTTGATTGTGTGCTCACGTAGACGAACACACATCATATAGATAATTATTTCTCTTCAGCACAAAGCATTTCTTTCGGTAACCAAATAAAATTGTACAAGTTTAATTATGTGGAATAGGATAAAGTCATCATCTACATTGAATTATATTCAGAATTTCAAACGTGAAGTTTTTGAAGGGAAAGGTACTTTACATTCATGCTAAGTTTCTGTTCCAAGGAAAAATATATAAACTTTTCAGATTGTAGATTAGTAACAGATACAGATTAATTGCCAAACAATAGAAAAACTGACATCGGCACAAACAAAAGGAAAGAAACTCACATAGTTCCAGCGACTCTAGTGATGATGTGAGTGTTATCATCTTCTTCAAGTTTAGCTAatccaaaatctgaaattttcggATTTAGATCTTTGTCCAGAAGAATGTTGTTCGCTTTGATATCTCTATGGACAATTTTCAAAGTTGATTCTTCGTGCAAAAAAACCAAGCATTTTGCTATGCCAATGCATATTTTTCGTCTCGTTGACCAATCCATATCCAATTGCCATTCTTCTGGTCCTATACTTGATAAGATAGACGCGATTATTACATGCTTGCATCGAAAGATACATGGTAATTCAGGAATGGTTCTAGCTGTGGGCAAGGTGGGCGACTGTCCCAGCTGGATcgaaaaaaatgaaattaataCGTGATTTTCCTAGTGGAAACTTCACCACCTAAACTTTATTTGAGCTGCTCCACCTTGCCCTTCATCTCCTAAATTCCTGATCAGCTACGGTATCAAGTATCAACGTTTTGAAGACTTCCATTACCGTATAGAGCGCGAGCAAGGCTGTTGTTCTCCATGTATTCATACACTAGTAGTAATTGGTTTCCTTCAATGCAGCATCCATACAGTTTGACAAGATTTGGATGCTGTAAACCAGATATTATCCCCACTTCGTTTACAAATTCGCGGTTCCCTTGCTTTGATTTGGAAGAAAGCTGCTTCACAGCAATTAATGTACCATCCAATAACGTACCCTGAAGTTGAGAGTTAGATTATCTAACTTATATGTTCCACCTTCAATCAAACTTTTGACATCACATACCTTGTAGACAGATCCAAAACCACCTTCTCCAATTTTGTTTTCAGAATTGAAGTTGTTGGTGGCAGCTTTGATTTGCCTAAAAGTAAAGAAACCAGTACGCAAATCTAATCCTCTTAGCTCTGCAAAAGAGAAGGTTTGAGATCTTTAGCATTAAAAACCTTTTAAGTTTGGCATCTCCATCCAAACATACTGTAAGAAAGATTTAACAGAGGTAGTCACATGACCTTGTTCCCTTGAGATCTTGTAGCTACGGCGTTTCCACCAAAAGAAACAGATAACTGCGAGAATGAGAAACAAGGCCACAAGGGCTGCTCCGATTCCGATTAAAATCTTTTTTCTTTCATTAGATGGGGGCTTGAAATCTACATCACAGGAATACAGAATGAAACATACTGAAACCTTTCTTCTTTGTACTAGAAAATTCACATGCTAGAAAGTACCAGATTCCACTGAAATAGCAGATATCATAGGGCCATAAGTTCCTCGATTTGGTACAGCTGTTGATCCCTTCCCAGCATAATGAAATCTTATCTCcagagttttatttattatcGTCGTCTTAAATGTTTGTATCACAGTTTTGTCAACTCCATTTGCCTCTTTCTCAATATCAAAATCCTTCATTTTTTGTTCACCCTGCACCAAATTACAGAATTGAGCCAAAATCaccttaaaaaaaacaaaacaaaatcgCAATTTATTCACTCAGCACCTGAATATACACATCAAACATCCTTCTACCTAGACTTTGAAATGAACGGTTATCCCTGAAAACTATTTCTGCAAAGTGAAGTTTAACAGTGTAGTTTCCATTTGCTAAGCAACGTCCATAATAAGTGAGAGATATAGGAGAAAGGCGAGCAGTCATGTACAATCCTGAGTCATTTACTCTGAGAACGGATATATTTTTTGCTACATAGTCACTAATGCTTGCATTACGGCCCCAAAAGTCTCCTGTACTACTTGTTCCCCAGTTTTCTCTAGAGCCGACGAATTTCGCAGGACCTGATGATTCTTCATCTCCTTCAAAAAAGGTGTCTCCAATCTTAATCCCACCACCACCACAATTAACATGAAATGAGTACCAATCTGTGAAAAAGAATTCAACTATCAGATAGAGTATGTGGGTAAGATTCAATCACTTTAACTAGGAACATGAGAGAGAGTTTATTACCCTTTGAACAAGGAGAACTTCTCAGGCATTTGTCAAGCTCTCTGAAGTTGGGGTATATAGAGTCAAAAAAAAGTTAAAAGTTATTATTATGAAAAACTACATGAAACATCAAAACTTACATGGTTTTTCCTTCGTCATAGCCTCTGAACAAGTTCCTGATTATTTTAGAACAAGGAAATATAATAAGCATAAGGAAAACTTAATGATATCTTAAAGGTATAAGAGAAAATGGCTCACAAAGTTTCCCGACAAGTTGAGGGCACAGAGGTCTCCGTGAAGTTATTGTAAGAAAGATCAAACTGGCTGCAACCAGCATGACACAAATGAATTCCACTGTTTATCTCAATCAATTTTTTGACCATGCGGAATGCGGATAAATATCAATTACACGGATCAGAAAGCACAAATTCAACTTACTATCTTGAGTCTCTGTTCTTCATCCACTCAGGAACCGACCCCGTAAGAAAGTTTTGCGTCAGATACCTAACCAGTAACACCAAATCAAACTTACTTAATAATCTATACATTTATTTCATAAATGTTAAAGAAGAACTATCAGTAATGATAATACAAATATGCCAGATAAGATCCAGTGAAAGCAACACATATTCTATGGCAAACTGCACATCCATGAATTTAGTTCGGAGTGCCCCAGCTTTTCTATCAAAATTACAAGAACTAAATGCCATGCTTTTCCTTTCTTGGATTTGTgacaacaaaatttttaaacaaaatgtcCTATAGTTTGAAAGAATAGATGGCACGGTGTGCAGTTACGTGTTTTGTAGGTTGTCTAGGCCTTCAATATCTGGAATCTCTCCTGTCAAGCTGTTAAAACTCAGATCCCTGCCATCAAAATTACAGGAGTTACATTATTAATGTTAATGTGAAATTCATAATGAACGAAAAAGATGAGCCAATGTTAATGTAACAGGAACAGAAAGGGGAGTCTAGAATTTTAGAAGAATGCATGAGAAACAATAATATCGAAAACTAAAACTTTAATTTTTTGACCCTGAACATCTTTAGATGAATTGTAAGTCAAATATCTAAAAGCACAAAGAAAATTATGCAAGTGAGTAAAGGCGAAAAGTGTAACAATGAgatcaaaataaaaacatatgGACTGATATCAGATAGGAACTAGGATGAAAGGTTACAATTCTTTCAAAGCTGACATATTTTGTAAGTATCCAGGAATTTCCCCAGATAAATTGCAGCTCCTTAAAATCCTGTAGCCAAAATACATGTCTTTTGAATTAATATTTCTCAGGAATGAAAGCTATCAAAATCTCCATATGGTTTTGGCATAATTAATTTGCTCACAATCTATACATCcctgtcatatctctcagcaaTGGAAACTTGGAAGCTGCTCCATTCAAGTCACTGATTCTTCTGCATAGATTATTCAATTCATGTTCGATAGTGAACAAGAACAAATAACAAATATAACTATACCGAATTGTAAAAGATACGTAGTATATTTTTACTCACAGTTCAGTCAAATTCTTCAAAACTGAAATACTAGAATGAATTGGTCCTTCAAAACCACTGGCCTGCATCTCTCTTGTACCGATACAATCGATTAAGAAAACGTCTATAAATTTGGCATCATGAAATATTTCTGTTTAGCCAGAACTTACAACTTTTGGAGCTGTGTCCAACTTTGAAAACTAGGTATTTCTCCAGTGAAGCTATTGCTGCTTAGCCTACTgtattatgaaatatataaattgaaaaagatacaagataattattttttcATTCGACAGAAATTGAACTAAAATACTCACAGTTCTGTCAAGTTTTTTAGATTATTTAGCTCCTTCGGCAACTCACCAGTTAGGTTATTGTCACTTAGGATGCTGCATTAGCCAAAAATAAGAAAGGCATAATACCACCATCTGTGTAAAAATAATTCAACTTTCAATCTCACATAAAATGTCTCACAGGTTCGCCAAGTTGATCAGTTTCCCTAGCTCTGCCGGAACGGTCCCATTAAATCGGTTGCTCTCCAGGCTCCTGAAGAACCTCAATAGGCTTCAAAACTAGAAAGGGACATGAAACTAAACATACATGTGATACACAAAATATCCTTTTGTATGTCATGAGATTAAGTTTCTCACATATATACAAGTGTAGTAATGTTTCCCAAGTATTTTGGTATGGGGCCGGATAAGCGGTTTACAATGACAGACCTGCCGAAGCATCACTCTTGATGAAAATACGAAGATTAAATATCAACAGAGGGTGAGAAAATTTAAGCTTAATTTGTTGAATCTCACATATATTCCAATTTGGTAGATGCCCATTCTGGAGGGATAGTTCCACTGAGATAATTGCGAGTAAGATCGCTGCAACCATCAGACGAAGTCCTCAGCGATACAAATATCTAACTGTTTTGTCGAATAATAAACATTGAAGTTCTAGATATACATTGTCTTTAAATAGGGTAGCTTTGCCAGCGAAGGAGGGAGGACACCAGCTAAATCCTGTCCTTTAAGAAATCTGTTAGGAAAGAGCCAGAGACTATCTCAGTAAACGACTATGTCAAGGTGAATGATTTTATGCATTACACAAAAATCATGGTATACAATTTGCACGCACGAGGAAATATCTAACCTAAGTTCATAAGTATTCCTGTAGATGCAAAATATAGTTATCTAGGATTGTCGAGCAAACAACCAATCAGAAAGCGCATTCTATGAGATTTGCACACAGTTCAACAGTCAAAAGTGACTATTCAAGTTCAAAAGTCTGAACTACACtgttaaaaaatgaaaaaaaaaaataaaaatctttcCTTCAGCCGGGAAAACCTACATATTTTGCACATGGCATGCTCCATCGGGGTATGAACAATTACAGATGACAGTATTATTGTACGACGGCATATCAACCCTTTGTGGCGTCGTCCAATTCGAGTTTCCATCACAAGGATTAAGGTTGAAGTCCCAGTCCATTTTCCCCAGTTGATCAGCTATTTCAACAAGAGCAATCTCTGCAAGATCATATCATTAAAGATGAATCGACGCACACCTTCAAATAAGGAGGCTACCAAAAAAGAGAAGTGCTTCGAATATCAGAAAGGGAAGTTTACTTTCTTCCTCAGGGAGATTATTACTCTGGCCTGAAATGAATATTGCTTCCATGCACAGGAAAATGATCAGTGTGTACCTGAAAGAAAGTAGGAGATCAAGAACAGTCGACATCTCCTGTTACTCTAAAACTCATAAATCGGATGCATGCAAGCTGACATTATATACTCTGATCAAGATGAGTCAGAaagtttaatattatattataaactTCACAACGCGTGGGACCTTCAGTGATGCTGTTAGATGTTTACATTGTTCACTTGTTTATTTGTCCCCAAAAACATTTAGATAAGAACTTGATTCTGTTTC
Coding sequences:
- the LOC140838734 gene encoding probable LRR receptor-like serine/threonine-protein kinase At1g07650 isoform X2, with the protein product MSTVLDLLLSFRYTLIIFLCMEAIFISGQSNNLPEEEKIALVEIADQLGKMDWDFNLNPCDGNSNWTTPQRVDMPSYNNTVICNCSYPDGACHVQNIFLKGQDLAGVLPPSLAKLPYLKTIDLTRNYLSGTIPPEWASTKLEYMSVIVNRLSGPIPKYLGNITTLVYMSLESNRFNGTVPAELGKLINLANLILSDNNLTGELPKELNNLKNLTELEMQASGFEGPIHSSISVLKNLTELRISDLNGAASKFPLLRDMTGMYRLILRSCNLSGEIPGYLQNMSALKELDLSFNSLTGEIPDIEGLDNLQNTYLTQNFLTGSVPEWMKNRDSRYQFDLSYNNFTETSVPSTCRETLNLFRGYDEGKTIELDKCLRSSPCSKDWYSFHVNCGGGGIKIGDTFFEGDEESSGPAKFVGSRENWGTSSTGDFWGRNASISDYVAKNISVLRVNDSGLYMTARLSPISLTYYGRCLANGNYTVKLHFAEIVFRDNRSFQSLGRRMFDVYIQGEQKMKDFDIEKEANGVDKTVIQTFKTTIINKTLEIRFHYAGKGSTAVPNRGTYGPMISAISVESDFKPPSNERKKILIGIGAALVALFLILAVICFFWWKRRSYKISREQELRGLDLRTGFFTFRQIKAATNNFNSENKIGEGGFGSVYKGTLLDGTLIAVKQLSSKSKQGNREFVNEVGIISGLQHPNLVKLYGCCIEGNQLLLVYEYMENNSLARALYGPEEWQLDMDWSTRRKICIGIAKCLVFLHEESTLKIVHRDIKANNILLDKDLNPKISDFGLAKLEEDDNTHIITRVAGTIGYMAPEYALWGHLTYKADVYSFGIVALEIVAGMNNTRFRPSDGYFCLLDWALVLQKRGRLMELVDPRLLPYIDVEEAEKMIRIALLCTSPSPALRPTMSEVVSMLQGYISIQEFNMDPSICSSELKLYELREKYEYIDSSETVALVHSNLIEENASPRNSVSDLHSQN
- the LOC140838734 gene encoding probable LRR receptor-like serine/threonine-protein kinase At1g07650 isoform X1; translation: MSTVLDLLLSFRYTLIIFLCMEAIFISGQSNNLPEEEKIALVEIADQLGKMDWDFNLNPCDGNSNWTTPQRVDMPSYNNTVICNCSYPDGACHVQNIFLKGQDLAGVLPPSLAKLPYLKTIDLTRNYLSGTIPPEWASTKLEYMSVIVNRLSGPIPKYLGNITTLVYMSLESNRFNGTVPAELGKLINLANLILSDNNLTGELPKELNNLKNLTELRLSSNSFTGEIPSFQSWTQLQKLEMQASGFEGPIHSSISVLKNLTELRISDLNGAASKFPLLRDMTGMYRLILRSCNLSGEIPGYLQNMSALKELDLSFNSLTGEIPDIEGLDNLQNTYLTQNFLTGSVPEWMKNRDSRYQFDLSYNNFTETSVPSTCRETLNLFRGYDEGKTIELDKCLRSSPCSKDWYSFHVNCGGGGIKIGDTFFEGDEESSGPAKFVGSRENWGTSSTGDFWGRNASISDYVAKNISVLRVNDSGLYMTARLSPISLTYYGRCLANGNYTVKLHFAEIVFRDNRSFQSLGRRMFDVYIQGEQKMKDFDIEKEANGVDKTVIQTFKTTIINKTLEIRFHYAGKGSTAVPNRGTYGPMISAISVESDFKPPSNERKKILIGIGAALVALFLILAVICFFWWKRRSYKISREQELRGLDLRTGFFTFRQIKAATNNFNSENKIGEGGFGSVYKGTLLDGTLIAVKQLSSKSKQGNREFVNEVGIISGLQHPNLVKLYGCCIEGNQLLLVYEYMENNSLARALYGPEEWQLDMDWSTRRKICIGIAKCLVFLHEESTLKIVHRDIKANNILLDKDLNPKISDFGLAKLEEDDNTHIITRVAGTIGYMAPEYALWGHLTYKADVYSFGIVALEIVAGMNNTRFRPSDGYFCLLDWALVLQKRGRLMELVDPRLLPYIDVEEAEKMIRIALLCTSPSPALRPTMSEVVSMLQGYISIQEFNMDPSICSSELKLYELREKYEYIDSSETVALVHSNLIEENASPRNSVSDLHSQN